A genomic region of Arachis stenosperma cultivar V10309 chromosome 9, arast.V10309.gnm1.PFL2, whole genome shotgun sequence contains the following coding sequences:
- the LOC130949660 gene encoding uncharacterized protein LOC130949660 — protein sequence MEGQEQQLHIQAQRMDHQEKLLSNWMDQQREWQKQQMELQQEHYSQQTQAINQVSERQESQDKRLQELNQHQIAQMKAFNEFSVLSEGRQLHREEFSINTQAKLNYMTGHMHNLHPAIPSYEAVRKDLTEQEKEKVKQQKEALKKKMENAGFWKKLIGKRKVNGDSSNQGGSQDKGT from the coding sequence ATGGAGGGACAAGAACAGCAACTACATATCCAAGCTCAAAGGATGGATCATCAAGAAAAACTACTCTCTAATtggatggatcaacaaagagagTGGCAGAAACAGCAAATGGAGTTGCAACAAGAGCATTACTCCCAGCAAACCCAAGCCATCAACCAAGTGTCCGAAAGGCAAGAAAGCCAGGACAAACGCCTTCAAGAACTCAACCAACACCAGATAGCTCAGATGAAAGCCTTCAACGAATTCAGTGTGCTCAGTGAAGGAAGGCAATTGCATCGagaagaatttagcataaaCACTCAGGCCAAGTTAAACTATATGACTGGGCATATGCATAACTTACACCCTGCCATCCCAAGTTATGAGGCAGTTCGCAAGGACTTAACAGAGCAAGAAAAAGAGAAGGTGAAACAGCAAAAGGaagcattaaagaagaagatggagaaTGCTGGTTTCTGGAAAAAGCTGATAGGGAAGCGCAAAGTGAATGGGGACTCAAGCAATCAAGGAGGATCCCAAGACAAAGGAACATGA